In one Gadus morhua chromosome 7, gadMor3.0, whole genome shotgun sequence genomic region, the following are encoded:
- the msantd2 gene encoding myb/SANT-like DNA-binding domain-containing protein 2 has protein sequence MAASSNTEHSLDISTPLKIPKTEVPSPESEDLSDSNHYHSNPSTPNRFSPLNVSSGSAGRSGLASSSNSFTACRGMSWTPSETNALIAVWGNERLTEARMQQLEVAGTVFSGKAPGPAMYERVSRALAELGYERTPSQCRERMKTLRRCYSRVKEHGIGKRKSSYSIEQLEKVFGQGGWDSQGGCAPVLINSSGLYQEMESDSSALEDFSQEDWCNQVLASAFQEGDMEAEEIQVPKNRVLHFQAEISEKTQKRETMRNVVRILESVQLKWEHFQTWTEFSRLHLSNKLAIFGVGYNTRWREDVRYHHAEISSQVPLGKRLREFFNPEKPEGRVVMTKVQKMNWKNVYYKFLDITISEARCLELHMEVDWIHVAQTRAAGSAAGVCQYLLPGDVPKTYGLYAVGYEAVDGLTPAADASAPWSGDNRGVEDMEAVAAVATAVGLGDRTRGPGITYCYLGIAEDRTLQQSMLYHFQGVGKQFLNGEPSGVTRFLQENCRGGGGGGGGGGGGGGSGEGLPHRAAVYVKFVEVELDFLSAGSLVECLETAVGYSLKYNKKEPF, from the exons ATGGCGGCGTCCAGTAACACTGAGCATTCTCTCGACATATCGACGCCGCTAAAGATACCGAAAACGGAGGTACCATCTCCGGAATCGGAGGACTTGAGTGACAGTAATCACTACCATTCTAACCCCTCAACGCCAAATCGTTTTTCGCCATTGAACGTGAGCTCAGGAAGCGCAGGCCGTAGTGGCTTGGCCTCATCCTCCAATAGCTTCACCGCTTGCCGGGGAATGTCTTGGACCCCGTCCGAAACAAACGCCCTCATCGCAGTATGGGGGAACGAAAGACTCACGGAGGCGCGGATGCAGCAGCTGGAGGTGGCGGGTACGGTGTTCTCGGGCAAGGCTCCCGGTCCTGCAATGTATGAACGAGTCTCCAGGGCCTTGGCAGAGCTCGGGTACGAGCGGACTCCATCCCAGTGCAGGGAGAGGATGAAG ACGCTGCGTCGCTGCTACAGCCGCGTCAAGGAGCACGGCATCGGAAAGAGGAAGAGCAGCTACTCCATCGAGCAGCTGGAGAAGGTGTTCGGCCAGGGGGGGTGGGACTCCCAGGGAGGCTGCGCCCCCGTGCTCATCAACAGCAGCGGGCTGTACCAGGAGATGGAGTCGGACTCCAGCGCGCTGGAGGACTTCTCCCAGGAGGACTGGTGCAACCAGGTGCTGGCCTCAGCCTTCCAGGAGGGAGACATGGAGGCTG AGGAAATCCAGGTGCCTAAAAACAGAGTTCTCCATTTTCAAGCCGAGATCTCAGAAAAAACGCA GAAGCGGGAGACCATGCGTAACGTGGTGCGCATCCTGGAGTCGGTGCAGCTCAAGTGGGAGCACTTCCAGACGTGGACCGAGTTCTCGCGGCTGCACCTCTCCAACAAGCTCGCCATCTTCGGCGTGGGCTACAACACGCGCTGGCGGGAGGACGTGCGCTACCACCACGCCGAGATCAGCTCGCAGGTGCCGCTGGGCAAGCGGCTGCGCGAGTTCTTCAACCCCGAGAAGCCCGAGGGCCGCGTGGTCATGACCAAGGTGCAGAAGATGAACTGGAAGAACGTCTACTACAAGTTCCTGGACATCACCATCAGCGAGGCGCGCTGCCTGGAGCTGCACATGGAGGTGGACTGGATCCACGTGGCGCAGACGCGAGCGGCGGGCAGCGCCGCGGGGGTGTGCCAGTACCTGCTGCCGGGGGACGTCCCCAAGACCTACGGACTGTACGCCGTGGGCTACGAGGCCGTCGACGGGCTGACGCCGGCCGCAGACGCGAGCGCTCCGTGGTCGGGAGATAACCGGGGCGTGGAGGACATGGAAGCGGTGGCGGCTGTGGCGACGGCGGTGGGGTTGGGAGACAGGACCAGGGGACCCGGGATCACATACTGCTATCTGGGCATAGCGGAGGACAGAACCCTGCAGCAGTCCATGCTCTACCACTTCCAGGGCGTCGGCAAGCAGTTCTTGAACGGCGAGCCCTCGGGTGTCACACGCTTCCTGCAGGAGAACTgtcgggggggtggtgggggcggtggtggtggtggtggtggtggtggcagcggGGAAGGCTTGCCTCATCGGGCCGCAGTTTACGTCAAGtttgtggaggtggagctggacttCCTTTCGGCGGGCTCCCTGGTGGAGTGCTTAGAAACTGCCGTGGGCTATTCTTTGAAGTACAACAAAAAGGAGCCCTTTTGA